One genomic region from Streptomyces sp. NBC_00582 encodes:
- a CDS encoding penicillin acylase family protein, with the protein MPPNTTATTGDKPGKSGRKKGRKARLIVLVLVLAVIGGIAFGAYWSISTVRASFPQTKGSITLDGLSGPVDVKRDGYGIPQIYASSDEDLFMAQGYVQAQDRFYEMDVRRHMTSGRLSEMFGKSQVDNDEFLRTLGWDRIAKEEYDTTLSDSTKKYLQAYAKGVNAYLKGKDGADISLEYAALGFTNDYKPAEWTPVDSISWLKAMAWDLRGNMQDEIDRALMTSRLGPQQIADLYPDYPYTVNGESNTIVQQGEYDELTKAFKDSDSASSGTGDTSTGGSASTSGSTGTGGSTTGSGTSADTTGLQGQLEGLYDVLDDLPTAVGVNGNGIGSNSWVVSGKYTITKKPLLANDPHLSASLPSVWYQMGLHCRTVSSDCQYDVTGYTFAGMPGVIIGHNQDIAWGMTNSGVDVTDLYLEKLSGDGYLYDGKTKPFITRTETIKVAGGSPKKIVVRQTEDHMPLLSDRSKELVKVGQKATVDNAAPDRGDGYGVALKWTALEAGTTMDAVFAMDRAKDWDDFRAAAKKFDVPSQNLIYADTEDNIGYQLPGKIPTRAKGDDGSVPVAGWDSDNAWTGYIDFDELPYELNPKRGFIVTANQAVVDPDKYPYTLTTDWGYGTRSQRITDLIENKIKGGGKISTDDMRQMQMDNSSEIAKLLVPVLVKINIDDPDVREAQDLLQDWNRTQDADSAAAAYFNAVWRNILKLAFGNKLPKELRVEGQCLWVDPANATHAVDDTAKVRECGQREADQAQPDGGDRWFQVVRDLMDKQDSDWWTTPKSATGREGADHNRDDLFKRAMIDARWELTAKLGKDIDTWSWGRLHRLFLKNQTLGTSGPGFLQYILNRGPWRLGGGEAAVDATGWNAAGGYGVVWVPSMRMVVNLEDFDKSKWINLTGASGHAFSAHYTDQTGKWAKGELLDWSFSQKAVDKSTSDTLVLKP; encoded by the coding sequence ATGCCCCCCAACACCACCGCCACAACGGGTGACAAGCCCGGCAAGTCCGGCAGGAAGAAGGGGCGAAAGGCCCGTCTTATCGTGCTTGTACTGGTGCTGGCCGTCATCGGCGGCATCGCTTTCGGCGCCTACTGGTCCATCAGCACGGTCCGCGCCTCCTTCCCGCAGACCAAGGGTTCGATCACGCTCGACGGCCTGTCCGGGCCCGTCGACGTGAAGCGGGACGGCTACGGCATCCCGCAGATCTACGCGTCCTCCGACGAGGACCTGTTCATGGCGCAGGGCTACGTCCAGGCGCAGGACCGGTTCTACGAGATGGACGTGCGCCGCCACATGACGTCCGGACGCCTGTCGGAGATGTTCGGCAAGAGCCAGGTCGACAACGACGAGTTCCTGCGCACCCTGGGCTGGGACCGGATCGCCAAGGAGGAGTACGACACCACGCTGTCGGACTCCACCAAGAAGTACCTCCAGGCATACGCCAAGGGAGTCAACGCCTACCTCAAGGGCAAGGACGGCGCCGACATCTCCCTGGAGTACGCGGCGCTGGGCTTCACCAACGACTACAAGCCGGCCGAGTGGACCCCGGTCGACTCGATCTCCTGGCTGAAGGCGATGGCCTGGGACCTGCGAGGCAACATGCAGGACGAGATCGACCGCGCCCTGATGACGAGCCGCCTCGGCCCGCAGCAGATCGCCGACCTGTACCCGGATTACCCGTACACGGTCAACGGTGAATCGAACACGATCGTCCAGCAGGGCGAGTACGACGAGCTCACCAAGGCGTTCAAGGACAGCGACAGCGCGAGCAGCGGAACCGGCGACACCTCCACCGGCGGCTCGGCGTCCACGAGCGGCTCCACGGGCACCGGCGGCTCGACGACCGGCTCCGGGACCTCCGCGGACACCACGGGCCTGCAGGGCCAGCTCGAGGGCCTCTACGACGTCCTGGACGACCTGCCCACGGCCGTCGGCGTGAACGGCAACGGCATCGGCTCCAACTCCTGGGTCGTCTCCGGGAAGTACACGATCACGAAGAAGCCGCTGCTGGCCAACGACCCGCACCTGTCGGCCTCGCTGCCGTCGGTCTGGTACCAGATGGGCCTGCACTGCCGCACCGTCTCCAGCGACTGCCAGTACGACGTCACCGGCTACACCTTCGCCGGCATGCCCGGTGTGATCATCGGCCACAACCAGGACATCGCCTGGGGGATGACCAACTCGGGCGTCGACGTCACCGACCTCTACCTGGAGAAGCTCTCCGGCGACGGCTACCTCTACGACGGAAAGACGAAGCCCTTCATCACGCGCACGGAGACCATCAAGGTCGCCGGCGGCAGCCCGAAGAAGATCGTCGTCCGCCAGACCGAGGACCACATGCCCCTGCTGTCCGACCGCAGCAAGGAGCTCGTCAAGGTCGGCCAGAAGGCCACCGTCGACAACGCGGCACCCGACCGCGGCGACGGCTACGGCGTCGCCCTGAAGTGGACCGCGCTGGAGGCCGGCACCACCATGGACGCCGTCTTCGCCATGGACAGGGCCAAGGACTGGGACGACTTCCGCGCCGCGGCCAAGAAGTTCGACGTGCCCTCGCAGAATCTGATCTACGCCGACACCGAGGACAACATCGGCTACCAGCTGCCCGGAAAGATCCCCACGCGCGCGAAGGGCGACGACGGCTCGGTCCCGGTGGCGGGCTGGGACTCCGACAACGCGTGGACCGGCTACATCGACTTCGACGAGCTGCCCTACGAGCTCAACCCGAAGCGCGGCTTCATCGTCACCGCCAATCAGGCCGTGGTCGACCCGGACAAGTACCCCTACACGCTCACCACGGACTGGGGCTACGGCACCCGCAGCCAGCGCATCACCGACCTGATCGAGAACAAGATCAAGGGCGGCGGCAAGATCTCCACCGACGACATGCGCCAGATGCAGATGGACAACAGCAGCGAGATCGCCAAGCTGCTCGTCCCCGTCCTGGTGAAGATCAACATTGACGACCCGGACGTCCGCGAGGCCCAGGACCTGCTCCAGGACTGGAACCGCACCCAGGACGCCGACTCGGCGGCGGCCGCCTACTTCAACGCGGTGTGGCGCAACATCCTCAAGCTCGCCTTCGGCAACAAGCTGCCCAAGGAGCTGCGCGTCGAGGGCCAGTGCCTGTGGGTCGACCCCGCGAACGCCACCCACGCCGTGGACGACACGGCGAAGGTCCGTGAGTGCGGCCAGCGCGAAGCCGACCAGGCGCAGCCGGACGGCGGCGACCGCTGGTTCCAGGTCGTGCGCGACCTCATGGACAAGCAGGACAGCGACTGGTGGACCACGCCCAAGTCGGCCACCGGCCGCGAGGGCGCCGACCACAACCGCGACGACCTGTTCAAGCGCGCCATGATCGACGCGCGCTGGGAGCTCACCGCGAAGCTCGGCAAGGACATCGACACCTGGAGCTGGGGCCGGCTGCACCGCCTGTTCCTGAAGAACCAGACCCTGGGCACGAGCGGCCCCGGCTTCCTGCAGTACATCCTCAACCGCGGCCCCTGGAGGCTCGGCGGCGGCGAGGCGGCGGTCGACGCGACCGGCTGGAACGCGGCCGGCGGCTACGGCGTCGTGTGGGTGCCGTCGATGCGCATGGTGGTCAACCTCGAGGACTTCGACAAGTCGAAGTGGATCAACCTCACCGGTGCCTCCGGACACGCCTTCAGCGCCCACTACACCGACCAGACCGGCAAGTGGGCCAAGGGTGAACTGCTCGACTGGTCCTTCTCGCAGAAGGCGGTCGACAAGAGCACCAGCGACACCCTGGTGCTCAAGCCGTGA
- a CDS encoding 5-formyltetrahydrofolate cyclo-ligase gives MLRRGFLDVRSRLTADDVHAAAAALAGHALELPELAHARVVAAYVSVGTEPGTLALLDALRARGVRVLLPALLPDNDLDWGAYDGRDSLAPVRHGGKMELLEPVGERLGPDAVTRADVVLLPGLAVDTRGMRLGRGGGSYDRVLARLERAGAHPSLVVLLYDDEVVERVPEEPHDLPVRAVVTPSGVRRFP, from the coding sequence ATGTTGCGGCGAGGGTTCCTCGACGTGAGGAGCAGGTTGACGGCCGACGACGTGCACGCGGCGGCGGCCGCGCTGGCCGGGCACGCCCTGGAGCTGCCCGAGTTGGCTCACGCGCGCGTGGTGGCTGCGTACGTCTCCGTGGGCACCGAACCCGGCACCCTCGCGCTCCTGGACGCCCTGCGCGCCCGGGGCGTGCGCGTGCTGCTGCCCGCGCTGCTGCCCGACAACGACCTGGACTGGGGCGCCTACGACGGCCGGGACTCCCTCGCGCCGGTCCGGCACGGCGGGAAGATGGAACTCCTGGAGCCGGTCGGCGAGCGGCTCGGCCCGGACGCCGTCACGCGCGCGGACGTCGTGCTGCTGCCGGGACTCGCGGTCGACACGCGCGGGATGCGGCTGGGGCGGGGCGGAGGATCGTACGACCGCGTCCTGGCCCGCCTGGAGCGTGCCGGCGCGCACCCCTCCCTGGTGGTGCTCCTGTACGACGACGAGGTCGTCGAGCGCGTCCCCGAGGAGCCGCACGATCTGCCGGTGCGGGCGGTGGTGACGCCGTCGGGGGTGCGGCGGTTCCCGTAG
- the galU gene encoding UTP--glucose-1-phosphate uridylyltransferase GalU → MTQSHPRISKAVIPAAGLGTRFLPATKATPKEMLPVVDKPAIQYVVEEAVSAGLDDVLMVTGRNKRPLEDHFDRNYELESALEKKGDANRLAKVQESSDLATMHYVRQGDPRGLGHAVLCAAPHVGNEPFAVLLGDDLIDPRDPLLQRMIEVQELYGGSVVALMEVAPEQIHLYGCAAVEATPDRDVVKVSGLVEKPEPADAPSNYAIIGRYVLDPAVFDVLRETEPGRGGEIQLTDALQLLAQDEKVGGPVHGVVFKGRRYDTGDRGDYLRAIVRLACEREDLGPDFRSWLRSYVTEEM, encoded by the coding sequence ATGACTCAGTCTCACCCCAGGATCAGCAAGGCTGTCATCCCCGCAGCAGGCCTCGGCACCCGGTTCCTCCCGGCGACGAAGGCCACTCCCAAGGAGATGCTGCCGGTCGTCGACAAGCCCGCGATCCAGTACGTGGTCGAGGAGGCCGTGTCCGCCGGACTCGACGACGTCCTCATGGTCACCGGACGCAACAAGCGCCCCCTCGAGGACCACTTCGACCGCAACTACGAACTCGAGTCGGCGCTGGAGAAGAAGGGCGACGCCAACCGGCTCGCCAAGGTCCAGGAGTCCAGCGACCTCGCCACCATGCACTACGTCCGCCAGGGCGACCCCAGGGGCCTCGGCCACGCCGTCCTGTGCGCCGCCCCGCACGTCGGGAACGAGCCGTTCGCCGTCCTGCTCGGCGACGACCTCATCGACCCCCGCGACCCGCTGCTGCAGCGGATGATCGAGGTTCAGGAGCTGTACGGCGGCAGCGTCGTCGCGCTCATGGAGGTCGCGCCCGAGCAGATCCACCTCTACGGCTGCGCGGCCGTGGAGGCCACCCCCGACCGCGACGTGGTCAAGGTCTCCGGCCTGGTCGAGAAGCCGGAACCCGCGGACGCCCCGTCGAACTACGCGATCATCGGCCGTTACGTCCTCGACCCCGCCGTCTTCGACGTGCTGCGCGAGACCGAGCCGGGCCGCGGCGGCGAGATTCAGCTCACCGACGCCCTTCAGCTGCTCGCCCAGGACGAGAAGGTCGGCGGCCCGGTGCACGGCGTCGTCTTCAAGGGCCGCCGCTATGACACCGGCGACCGCGGCGACTACCTGCGTGCCATTGTCAGACTCGCGTGCGAACGTGAAGATCTGGGTCCGGACTTCCGGTCCTGGCTTCGCAGTTACGTCACCGAGGAGATGTAG
- the glp gene encoding molybdotransferase-like divisome protein Glp: MSTAAPRPTGQEHLWSVDEHLEDILATVRPLEPIELQLPDAQGCVLVDDVTVAVSLPPFDNSSMDGYAVRVADVAGASEEFPAALEVVGDVAAGQAADLLYVGPGQAARIMTGAPLPHGAETVVPVEWTDGGLGEGPVSAMRARSLAPEQASGHVRVHRPAGARAHVRAMGSDVQAGDRALEAGTVLGPPQIALLAAIGRGTVRVRPRPRVVVLSTGSELVQPGEELGAGQIYDSNSFALTAAARDAGAIAYRVGAVADDAETLRSTIEDQLVRADLLVTTGGVSVGAYDVVKEALSHVGDEDEAGSGIEFRKLAMQPGKPQGFGSIGPDHIPLLALPGNPVSSYVSFELFVRPAIRTLMGLEDVHRPTTRARLVADKAIASPKGRRQFLRATCSDGTARPVGGAGSHLVAALAHADALIVVPEDVESVEPGTDVEVVLLG, from the coding sequence TTGAGCACCGCCGCGCCCCGCCCCACCGGCCAGGAACACCTGTGGTCGGTGGACGAGCACCTGGAGGACATCCTCGCCACCGTCCGCCCGCTGGAACCCATCGAGCTGCAACTGCCCGACGCCCAGGGCTGCGTCCTGGTCGACGACGTGACGGTCGCGGTCTCCCTGCCGCCGTTCGACAACAGCTCCATGGACGGGTACGCGGTACGGGTCGCGGATGTCGCGGGCGCGAGCGAGGAGTTCCCGGCGGCCCTGGAGGTCGTGGGGGACGTCGCGGCGGGCCAGGCGGCCGACCTGCTGTACGTGGGACCCGGCCAGGCCGCCAGGATCATGACGGGCGCCCCGCTGCCGCACGGCGCCGAGACCGTCGTCCCGGTGGAGTGGACCGACGGAGGCCTCGGCGAGGGCCCGGTCAGCGCAATGCGCGCCCGCAGCCTCGCCCCCGAGCAGGCCTCCGGCCACGTGCGCGTGCACCGTCCCGCCGGGGCACGCGCGCACGTGCGCGCGATGGGCAGCGACGTACAGGCCGGGGACCGGGCCCTCGAAGCGGGTACCGTCCTCGGCCCGCCCCAGATCGCCCTGCTCGCCGCGATCGGCCGCGGCACCGTGCGGGTGCGCCCGCGCCCGCGTGTCGTCGTCCTGTCCACCGGCAGCGAACTCGTCCAGCCCGGCGAGGAACTGGGCGCCGGCCAGATCTACGACTCCAACAGCTTCGCGCTGACCGCCGCCGCGCGCGACGCCGGCGCGATCGCCTACCGGGTGGGCGCGGTCGCCGACGACGCCGAGACCCTGCGCTCCACCATCGAGGACCAGCTCGTCCGCGCCGACCTCCTGGTCACCACCGGCGGCGTGAGCGTCGGGGCGTACGACGTCGTCAAGGAGGCGCTGTCGCACGTCGGCGACGAGGACGAGGCCGGCAGCGGCATCGAGTTCCGCAAGCTCGCCATGCAGCCCGGCAAGCCCCAGGGCTTCGGCTCCATCGGCCCCGACCACATCCCGCTGCTGGCGCTGCCCGGCAACCCGGTCTCGTCGTACGTCTCCTTCGAGCTGTTCGTCCGTCCCGCGATCCGCACCCTCATGGGCCTCGAGGACGTCCACCGGCCCACCACGCGCGCGAGGTTGGTCGCCGACAAGGCGATCGCCTCGCCCAAGGGGCGCCGGCAGTTCCTGCGTGCCACCTGCTCCGACGGCACCGCCCGGCCCGTCGGCGGCGCGGGCTCGCACCTGGTGGCCGCCCTCGCCCACGCCGACGCGCTGATCGTCGTCCCCGAGGACGTGGAGTCCGTGGAACCGGGCACCGACGTCGAGGTGGTCCTGCTCGGCTGA
- the moaC gene encoding cyclic pyranopterin monophosphate synthase MoaC — translation MSTQDRLTHIDDAGAARMVDVSGKDVTARTARASGRVLVSSRVVELLRGEGVPKGDALATARIAGIMGAKRTPDLIPLCHPLAVSGVKLDLSVADDAVEISATVKTTDRTGVEMEALTAVTVAALTVIDMVKAVDKKAVITDVRVEEKTGGKSGDWSRA, via the coding sequence ATGAGTACGCAGGACCGACTGACGCACATCGACGACGCGGGCGCCGCCCGCATGGTCGACGTATCCGGCAAGGACGTCACCGCGCGCACCGCGCGCGCCAGCGGACGCGTCCTCGTCTCGTCCCGCGTGGTCGAGCTGCTGCGCGGCGAGGGCGTCCCCAAGGGTGACGCGCTCGCCACCGCGCGGATCGCCGGGATCATGGGCGCCAAACGCACCCCGGACCTCATCCCGCTGTGTCACCCGTTGGCGGTGTCCGGTGTGAAACTGGACCTGTCGGTCGCGGACGACGCCGTGGAGATCAGCGCCACGGTGAAGACCACGGACCGCACCGGTGTCGAGATGGAGGCGCTCACCGCGGTGACCGTCGCCGCGCTCACCGTGATCGACATGGTGAAGGCGGTCGACAAGAAAGCGGTCATCACGGACGTGCGCGTGGAGGAGAAGACGGGCGGCAAGTCGGGCGACTGGAGTCGGGCATGA
- a CDS encoding MogA/MoaB family molybdenum cofactor biosynthesis protein — protein MTLDASIGGALPAPYCALVVTASNRAAAGVYEDRGGPLIAEGLRGFGFAVDGPQVVPDGDPVEEALRAGAEAGFDVIVTTGGTGVSPTDRTPEATRRVIDYEVPGIAEAIRAYGREKVPTAVLSRGLAGVAGGTLIVNLPGSTGGVKDGLTVLEPLLKHVVDQIRGGDHPRPAATTGGAS, from the coding sequence ATGACCTTGGACGCGTCGATCGGCGGTGCTCTCCCGGCGCCTTACTGCGCGCTGGTGGTGACCGCCTCCAACCGTGCCGCGGCCGGCGTGTACGAGGACCGGGGCGGCCCGCTGATCGCCGAGGGCCTCAGGGGCTTCGGCTTCGCCGTCGACGGGCCGCAGGTGGTGCCCGACGGCGACCCCGTGGAGGAGGCGCTGCGGGCGGGCGCCGAGGCCGGTTTCGACGTGATCGTCACCACGGGCGGCACGGGCGTCTCGCCCACCGACCGCACCCCCGAGGCGACCCGCCGTGTGATCGACTACGAGGTGCCGGGCATCGCCGAGGCCATCCGCGCGTACGGCCGCGAGAAGGTGCCGACCGCGGTCCTCTCCCGCGGCCTGGCCGGAGTCGCGGGAGGGACCCTGATCGTCAACCTGCCCGGCTCGACCGGCGGTGTGAAGGACGGCCTCACGGTCCTGGAACCCCTCCTGAAGCACGTCGTGGACCAGATCCGCGGCGGGGACCACCCCAGACCGGCCGCCACCACGGGAGGTGCGAGCTGA
- a CDS encoding GNAT family N-acetyltransferase encodes MNGASWPVELTEGDIVLRPIKLRDQRAWREVNRRNRDWLRPWEATIPPPAPSGPIAHRPTYRQMVRHLRSEANAGRMLPFVIEYRGQLVGQLTVAGITWGSMCSGHIGYWVDEAVAGRGVMPTAVALVVDHCFRTVGLHRIEVCIRPENGPSRRVVEKLGFREEGLRPRYLHIDGAWRDHLVFALTAEEVPEGMLGRWRRARSQNASN; translated from the coding sequence CTGAACGGCGCATCCTGGCCCGTGGAGCTGACGGAGGGCGACATCGTCCTGCGGCCGATAAAGCTGCGCGACCAGCGGGCCTGGCGCGAGGTGAACCGGCGCAACCGGGACTGGCTGCGCCCCTGGGAGGCGACCATCCCTCCGCCCGCGCCCAGCGGGCCGATCGCGCACCGGCCGACCTACCGCCAGATGGTCCGCCATCTGCGCTCCGAGGCGAACGCGGGACGGATGCTGCCGTTCGTCATCGAGTACCGGGGGCAGCTCGTCGGGCAGCTGACCGTCGCCGGGATCACCTGGGGGTCGATGTGCTCCGGGCACATCGGCTACTGGGTGGACGAGGCGGTCGCCGGCCGCGGGGTGATGCCCACGGCGGTGGCGCTGGTCGTCGACCACTGTTTCCGGACCGTCGGGCTGCACCGCATCGAGGTCTGCATTCGCCCCGAGAACGGGCCCAGCCGCCGGGTCGTGGAGAAACTCGGTTTCCGGGAGGAAGGGCTGCGGCCGCGCTATCTCCACATCGACGGCGCCTGGCGCGACCACCTCGTCTTCGCGCTCACGGCGGAGGAAGTGCCGGAGGGGATGCTGGGCCGGTGGCGACGCGCGCGCTCGCAGAACGCCTCCAATTGA
- the sepX gene encoding divisome protein SepX/GlpR, giving the protein MSSSGLIYAVIVGAWAAYLVPMWLRRQDELNEARPTERFSTAIRLLSGRAGMERRYARDLQARSSDEGERDADAPDAVTDSVDVRAFAMPPTRPQAKAPVPERAPERGPARPDAARDPGRDPQRDPAPKPPRDRTSDPASGSGHVPAREGGAAPAGRRVPAARRTPGAQASAARAQRSKALARRRRTTILLFVAFTLGAVVAAVGGLAFLWAPGVPAVLLSGYIAYLRAQERRRFAFQMDRRRAEAAAQRLRERQPRRRAPAPASAAASADTAPDAGAEEPHEAPEPETDPGLLALAADRRALVEQTDHAEWVDQQRERQRRPAHGDSWDPVPVPLPTYVTAPVAPRATADVDLGAPDAWSSARSSAVVPEQEAADATVADAEPDDPDHADGRAGDDDERSDARRAASARRSRERGRTPLFDQYEDGERPRAANE; this is encoded by the coding sequence GTGAGCAGCAGCGGCCTCATCTACGCAGTCATCGTCGGGGCCTGGGCCGCCTACTTGGTGCCGATGTGGCTCCGTAGGCAGGACGAGCTGAACGAAGCCCGTCCGACGGAACGCTTCAGCACCGCCATCCGGCTGCTGTCCGGACGGGCGGGCATGGAGCGCCGGTACGCCAGGGACCTGCAGGCCCGCTCCTCCGACGAGGGGGAGCGGGACGCCGACGCCCCGGACGCCGTCACCGACTCGGTGGACGTCCGGGCCTTCGCCATGCCTCCGACCCGCCCGCAGGCGAAGGCCCCGGTGCCGGAACGGGCACCGGAGCGCGGCCCCGCGCGCCCGGACGCGGCACGCGACCCGGGGCGTGATCCCCAGCGCGATCCGGCGCCCAAACCCCCGCGTGACCGCACTTCCGACCCCGCGTCCGGATCCGGCCACGTGCCCGCGCGCGAGGGGGGCGCCGCCCCGGCGGGCCGACGTGTGCCGGCCGCGCGACGCACGCCCGGCGCCCAGGCGTCCGCAGCGCGCGCCCAGCGCTCGAAGGCGCTCGCGCGCCGCAGGCGCACCACGATCCTGCTCTTCGTCGCCTTCACGCTCGGCGCGGTCGTCGCGGCCGTCGGCGGACTCGCGTTCCTGTGGGCGCCCGGCGTGCCCGCCGTCCTGCTCAGCGGGTACATCGCCTACCTGCGTGCCCAGGAGCGCCGGCGCTTCGCCTTCCAGATGGACCGCAGACGCGCGGAGGCCGCCGCGCAGCGGCTCCGTGAGCGCCAGCCCCGCCGCCGCGCCCCCGCCCCGGCCTCGGCCGCCGCGAGCGCCGATACCGCCCCCGACGCGGGCGCAGAGGAGCCGCACGAGGCCCCCGAACCCGAGACCGACCCGGGTCTGCTGGCTCTCGCTGCCGACCGCAGGGCGCTCGTCGAGCAGACCGACCACGCCGAGTGGGTCGATCAGCAGCGCGAACGGCAGCGCCGGCCGGCCCACGGCGACAGCTGGGACCCGGTGCCGGTCCCGCTGCCCACGTACGTGACCGCGCCGGTCGCGCCCCGGGCCACCGCCGACGTGGACCTCGGCGCGCCGGACGCCTGGAGCTCCGCCCGCTCCAGCGCGGTCGTACCGGAGCAGGAGGCGGCGGACGCCACCGTCGCGGACGCGGAGCCGGACGACCCGGACCACGCGGACGGCAGGGCGGGGGACGACGACGAGCGCAGCGACGCGCGACGGGCGGCCTCGGCCCGGCGCTCCCGTGAGCGCGGCCGCACGCCGCTCTTCGACCAGTACGAGGACGGCGAGCGGCCCCGGGCCGCCAACGAGTGA